A single genomic interval of Helicobacter jaachi harbors:
- a CDS encoding acetyl-CoA carboxylase biotin carboxylase subunit — translation MAHKKRHIQRILIANRGEIALRAIRTIQEMGKEAIAIYSTADKDTYYLDVADMKICVGGDKSSESYLNIPAIMSAAELLKADAIFPGYGFLSENQNFVEICSHHNIEFIGPTADVMVLMSDKSKAKDVMKEAGVPVILGSDGALKDYKEAQKIAQEIGYPVILKAAAGGGGRGMRVVEKPEMLKNLYLAAESEAVSAFGDGTIYMEKFIRNPKHIEVQILADKYGNVVHIGERDCSAQRRQQKLIEESPAVVLKPEVRQRLLDTAVKAAQYIKYVGAGTFEFLLDANYEDFYFMEMNTRLQVEHTVSEMVSGLDLVECMIRIAEGEKLPSQESIHFNGHSIECRITAEDPEKFYPCPGKITKWVAPGGANVRLDTHAYGGYSVPMHYDSMIGKLVVWGQNRNQAINRMHRALREFCIEGIKTTIPFHMKMMSNKDFLDSKIHTKYLEQNMLDLE, via the coding sequence ATGGCACATAAAAAACGACATATTCAAAGGATTCTTATTGCAAATCGCGGTGAGATTGCCCTGCGCGCAATCCGCACGATACAAGAAATGGGCAAAGAAGCCATTGCTATTTACTCTACGGCTGATAAGGATACATATTATCTTGATGTGGCTGATATGAAAATTTGCGTAGGCGGGGATAAATCAAGTGAAAGTTATCTTAATATTCCAGCTATTATGAGCGCGGCGGAGTTATTGAAAGCTGATGCGATTTTCCCGGGCTATGGGTTTTTGAGTGAAAATCAAAATTTTGTAGAGATTTGCTCTCATCATAATATAGAGTTTATCGGTCCTACGGCTGATGTAATGGTGCTTATGAGCGATAAATCTAAGGCTAAAGATGTGATGAAAGAAGCGGGCGTGCCTGTAATTTTAGGCAGTGATGGGGCGCTAAAAGATTATAAAGAAGCGCAAAAAATCGCTCAAGAAATTGGCTATCCTGTTATCTTAAAGGCTGCTGCAGGTGGTGGTGGCAGAGGTATGCGCGTGGTTGAAAAGCCTGAAATGCTTAAAAATCTCTATCTCGCTGCAGAATCTGAAGCGGTTAGCGCCTTTGGCGATGGGACTATTTATATGGAGAAATTTATCCGCAATCCTAAGCATATTGAAGTGCAGATTCTAGCGGATAAATATGGTAATGTCGTGCATATTGGTGAGCGTGATTGCTCCGCGCAAAGACGTCAGCAAAAACTCATTGAAGAATCCCCAGCTGTGGTGCTTAAGCCAGAGGTGCGCCAGAGGCTGCTTGATACGGCTGTAAAAGCGGCTCAATACATTAAATATGTGGGCGCGGGGACATTTGAATTCCTCCTTGATGCAAATTATGAGGATTTTTACTTTATGGAGATGAATACGCGCCTACAGGTTGAACACACCGTGAGCGAAATGGTGAGCGGACTTGATTTGGTGGAATGTATGATACGCATAGCAGAGGGTGAGAAGTTACCAAGTCAAGAGAGCATTCACTTTAATGGGCATTCTATTGAGTGCCGTATCACGGCTGAAGACCCTGAAAAATTCTATCCCTGCCCGGGCAAAATTACTAAATGGGTAGCTCCGGGTGGCGCGAATGTGCGGCTTGATACGCATGCTTATGGCGGCTATAGCGTGCCTATGCATTATGATTCTATGATTGGCAAGCTCGTCGTGTGGGGGCAAAATCGCAATCAAGCCATTAATCGTATGCACCGCGCGTTGAGGGAGTTTTGCATTGAGGGGATTAAGACTACGATTCCCTTTCATATGAAAATGATGAGCAATAAGGATTTCCTAGATTCTAAGATTCACACTAAGTATTTGGAACAAAATATGCTTGATTTAGAATAG
- the dcd gene encoding dCTP deaminase, whose translation MGLKSDLWIKQMSQKGMIEPFCEKQIGKNIVSYGLSSYGYDIRVGNEFMIFTNIGATIVDPKSFDERNVVEIVTEENGFCIVPPNSFALARTMEYFRMPRNVLAICLGKSTYARCGIIVNVTPFEPEFEGHITIEISNTTPLPAKIYANEGIAQVLFLEGDEPCEVSYKDKKGKYQGQKGITLPKVLK comes from the coding sequence ATGGGGCTAAAATCGGATTTATGGATTAAGCAAATGAGCCAAAAGGGTATGATTGAGCCATTTTGTGAAAAACAAATAGGCAAAAATATCGTAAGTTATGGACTTTCAAGCTATGGGTATGATATTCGCGTGGGGAATGAATTTATGATTTTTACTAACATTGGCGCAACCATAGTTGACCCCAAATCCTTTGATGAGCGCAATGTGGTGGAGATTGTTACAGAAGAAAATGGCTTTTGTATCGTGCCGCCAAATTCTTTTGCATTAGCGCGCACAATGGAGTATTTTAGAATGCCGCGCAATGTGCTAGCTATTTGTCTAGGCAAAAGCACTTATGCCAGATGTGGGATTATTGTGAATGTTACGCCATTTGAGCCAGAATTTGAGGGACATATTACAATTGAGATTTCAAACACTACGCCTTTGCCTGCCAAAATTTACGCAAATGAGGGCATAGCACAAGTTTTATTCTTGGAGGGCGATGAACCCTGCGAGGTGAGCTATAAGGATAAAAAGGGCAAATATCAAGGACAAAAAGGCATCACTTTGCCTAAAGTGCTTAAATAA
- the accB gene encoding acetyl-CoA carboxylase biotin carboxyl carrier protein yields MNLQEIKKIMELFDNSDIAKFSIKQEGFELKLQKAIAQAQVQAPMQVIDTLSLSPAQQMPLPQTESTPAPSAATKDTSGLFITSPMVGTFYRSPSPGAAPYVNVGDVIKKGQTVGIIEAMKIMNEIEAEFDCKVIAIEVNDGQPVEFSTNLIKVEKL; encoded by the coding sequence ATGAATCTACAAGAAATCAAAAAGATTATGGAGTTATTTGATAATAGCGACATAGCAAAATTTAGCATAAAGCAAGAGGGATTTGAGCTAAAACTACAAAAAGCTATCGCTCAAGCGCAAGTCCAAGCTCCCATGCAAGTCATAGATACGCTTTCTTTATCGCCTGCACAGCAAATGCCATTGCCACAAACAGAATCTACCCCCGCTCCAAGCGCGGCTACAAAGGATACAAGCGGACTATTTATCACTTCCCCTATGGTGGGGACATTTTATCGCTCGCCTAGTCCCGGTGCTGCGCCATATGTGAATGTGGGCGATGTGATTAAAAAGGGACAAACCGTTGGTATCATCGAGGCGATGAAAATTATGAATGAAATTGAGGCAGAATTTGACTGCAAAGTGATTGCCATTGAAGTAAATGACGGGCAGCCTGTAGAATTTAGCACTAATCTTATTAAAGTCGAAAAACTCTAA